The Sulfurospirillum halorespirans DSM 13726 genome has a window encoding:
- a CDS encoding ABC transporter ATP-binding protein, protein MEIIHFEHVNVAYDEQDVLHDINLSINEGQHTVILGGNGSGKSTLLKLFSNDLYPRFNETTTKEVFGKKVWDIWELKKHLGIITNDLHYQFSERAPGLNAFEVILSGFYSSFHIYEHQEFSPLHVKKVEEVLDFLGIRHLRHKRISEMSTGELRKCIIARSLVHEPKAMIVDEPTVGLDIKAQLNFIEMIRKIAAHRTIILVTHHLEEIFEEISHVVLIKEGRILAQGAKEALLSDAHLSEVFDLPLHVKCEKGRYFVQSAG, encoded by the coding sequence ATGGAAATTATTCATTTTGAACATGTCAATGTCGCGTATGATGAGCAAGATGTTTTGCATGACATCAATTTAAGCATCAACGAGGGACAACATACGGTGATTTTAGGGGGAAATGGTTCGGGAAAATCGACACTTCTAAAGCTCTTTTCCAACGATCTTTATCCGCGGTTTAACGAAACGACGACCAAAGAGGTTTTTGGCAAAAAGGTGTGGGATATTTGGGAGCTTAAAAAGCATCTGGGCATCATTACGAACGATCTGCACTACCAATTTAGCGAACGAGCACCCGGTCTAAACGCCTTTGAAGTGATACTCTCAGGCTTTTACAGCAGTTTTCACATTTACGAGCATCAAGAATTTTCACCTTTACATGTAAAGAAAGTGGAAGAGGTTTTGGACTTCTTAGGCATACGCCATTTAAGGCATAAACGCATCTCTGAGATGTCCACGGGGGAGCTTAGAAAGTGCATTATTGCGCGCTCCTTGGTGCATGAGCCCAAAGCGATGATAGTCGATGAGCCCACTGTGGGGCTTGACATCAAGGCGCAGCTTAATTTTATAGAGATGATACGCAAAATTGCAGCGCATCGAACCATCATTTTGGTGACGCATCATTTGGAGGAGATTTTTGAAGAGATTTCGCATGTGGTGTTGATCAAAGAGGGGCGAATATTAGCGCAAGGGGCAAAAGAAGCACTGCTAAGTGACGCGCATCTCTCAGAGGTTTTTGATCTGCCTTTACATGTAAAGTGTGAAAAAGGGCGCTATTTTGTTCAAAGCGCGGGGTGA
- a CDS encoding efflux RND transporter permease subunit: MFSKFFINRPNFAIVVSLIIIIAGVMAIRTLPVQEYPDVVPPQIIVSTTYSGADAITLENTVASVLEEKINGVDNMLYMMSTTSPSGLLTMNLYFEVGTDMAQAKLDVNNRVRLAESKLPDAVNRQGVEVAERSNDTLRVLALTSENNRYDTIFMSNYAINNILEEFKRIPGVSEAVVVGNQEYAIRVWVDPQKLSFYNVTTTEVMNAIKAQNEQYPMGQIGQEPIQNAVAFTYTVTSTGRLNSPEEFEQILVKSNPDGSALRLKDVANLELGSERYFFKGLFNKEPTSMIRITLTSKANALEVSDLLDKKLEEIKKSFPEGLKIGTTYDPTLFVKASIKEVIVTLLEAVALVIFVVYLFLGNIRATIIPVLAIPVSIIGTFAGFYATGFSINLLTLFGLTLAIGLVVDDAIIVIENVERILRKESLSVKEATIKAMQEITAPVIAIVLVLCAVFIPASFMGGLSGTMSRQFAITIVISVTISGLVALTLTPALCSLLLKKEEEEPLWVIQKFNALFDYITHHFGQIVKNAIRYALFNLLLFGILIFAIVKLMSIIPSGLVPKEDKGVFFAVTTLPAAASLSRTHAINIAVGDVALKHPSVDKVGGFSGSDFSSKAYTTEAGYSYVRLVDWDERKDANQSVDAISKEIIQQLSSNKEARIVAVEPSAISGLGVSGGFEMYIQNKTGGTYASLENYAKEIVARASTREELRSVRSTLSTNTPQYRIEVNHQKAQAYGIDIADIYTTIQATFGSVYINDINLFGRSYRVNIQAKGDFREGTQNYSDIFIKSSDGDAIALSDLVTLKRVINPNITKRFNMFPSAQILGETNTGYSSGEGLKIMEEIAAEVLPEGYSIAWGGASLQEKKLLETGNLSFIFAIVFIFLILVALYESWMIPWAIVLAVPFALLGAELSIWLRGLQNNIYFQIGLITLVGLSAKNAILMVEFALQKMEEGYSLIDATIEGAKIRFRPIIMTSFAFIAGTLPLALSSGAGANSRHVIGTTVVGGMVTLTLIGVFFVPLFFYLIMKIKEKFLPNS; encoded by the coding sequence ATGTTTTCTAAATTTTTTATCAATCGACCCAATTTTGCTATCGTTGTTTCGCTTATTATCATCATTGCTGGGGTTATGGCGATTCGTACGTTGCCGGTTCAAGAGTATCCTGATGTTGTGCCTCCGCAAATTATCGTCTCTACGACCTATTCGGGTGCGGATGCGATTACCCTTGAAAACACCGTAGCTTCCGTTCTTGAAGAGAAAATAAACGGCGTGGATAATATGCTCTACATGATGTCAACCACGTCGCCCAGTGGGCTTCTTACGATGAATCTCTATTTTGAAGTCGGCACGGATATGGCGCAAGCAAAGCTTGATGTCAACAACCGTGTGAGGCTGGCGGAGAGCAAACTTCCTGACGCGGTCAATCGTCAAGGCGTTGAAGTGGCAGAACGCTCCAACGATACCTTGCGTGTGTTAGCACTCACCTCAGAAAACAACCGTTACGATACTATTTTTATGTCCAACTACGCTATTAACAACATCTTAGAAGAGTTCAAGCGCATCCCTGGTGTTTCTGAAGCTGTAGTTGTGGGAAATCAAGAGTACGCCATTCGCGTTTGGGTCGATCCGCAAAAACTCTCGTTTTACAACGTAACAACCACCGAAGTGATGAATGCGATTAAAGCGCAAAATGAGCAGTATCCTATGGGGCAAATCGGTCAAGAGCCGATTCAAAACGCTGTTGCGTTTACCTACACGGTCACATCAACGGGCAGGCTCAATTCGCCAGAAGAGTTTGAGCAAATCTTGGTCAAATCCAACCCTGATGGCTCTGCGTTAAGGCTAAAAGATGTGGCGAACCTTGAACTAGGCTCGGAGCGTTACTTCTTCAAAGGACTCTTTAACAAAGAACCCACCTCAATGATACGCATTACGCTGACCTCTAAAGCCAATGCACTTGAAGTCTCTGACTTGCTCGATAAAAAACTTGAAGAGATCAAAAAAAGTTTCCCTGAGGGGCTAAAAATCGGCACGACTTACGATCCAACACTGTTTGTTAAAGCCTCGATTAAAGAGGTGATCGTCACCCTCTTAGAAGCGGTTGCGTTGGTTATTTTTGTGGTTTACCTCTTTTTGGGCAATATTCGAGCGACGATCATTCCCGTTCTTGCCATCCCTGTTTCCATCATCGGCACCTTTGCAGGCTTTTATGCCACAGGCTTTTCCATCAACCTTTTGACACTTTTTGGACTCACTCTTGCCATTGGTTTGGTTGTGGACGATGCGATTATCGTCATTGAAAATGTCGAGCGGATTTTGCGCAAAGAATCCCTTAGCGTTAAAGAAGCAACCATTAAAGCGATGCAAGAGATCACGGCGCCTGTCATTGCCATTGTCTTAGTTTTATGCGCGGTTTTCATTCCTGCCTCGTTTATGGGAGGGCTCAGTGGAACGATGTCACGTCAATTTGCCATTACCATTGTTATCTCGGTCACCATTTCAGGTCTTGTTGCGCTAACACTCACCCCAGCACTTTGCTCTTTGCTTCTGAAAAAAGAGGAAGAGGAACCGTTGTGGGTTATTCAAAAATTTAACGCTCTCTTTGATTACATCACGCATCATTTTGGGCAGATCGTTAAAAATGCAATTCGTTACGCACTTTTCAACCTGCTTCTCTTTGGCATTTTGATCTTTGCGATTGTCAAACTGATGAGCATTATCCCCTCAGGTCTTGTTCCTAAAGAGGATAAAGGGGTCTTTTTTGCAGTCACAACCCTGCCTGCTGCGGCGTCACTCTCACGCACTCATGCGATCAATATCGCCGTAGGAGATGTCGCACTTAAACACCCTTCTGTCGATAAAGTCGGTGGTTTTTCAGGCTCTGATTTTAGCTCAAAAGCCTACACCACCGAAGCGGGATACAGTTATGTTCGTCTTGTTGATTGGGATGAGCGCAAAGATGCCAATCAAAGTGTTGATGCGATTTCAAAAGAGATTATTCAACAACTCTCCTCCAATAAAGAAGCACGCATCGTAGCCGTTGAACCCTCTGCTATCAGTGGTCTTGGCGTCTCCGGTGGTTTTGAGATGTACATTCAAAATAAAACGGGTGGCACGTATGCCTCATTAGAAAATTATGCCAAAGAGATCGTAGCACGCGCATCCACACGTGAAGAACTTCGCTCGGTGCGCAGTACACTCAGCACCAACACACCTCAATATCGCATCGAAGTGAATCATCAAAAAGCTCAAGCGTATGGCATTGATATTGCCGATATTTACACCACGATTCAAGCCACGTTTGGAAGTGTTTATATCAACGATATTAACCTTTTTGGGCGTAGTTACCGTGTGAATATCCAAGCCAAAGGTGATTTTAGAGAAGGAACACAAAATTACAGTGATATTTTTATCAAGTCCAGTGATGGAGACGCGATTGCATTAAGCGACCTTGTTACCTTGAAACGTGTCATCAATCCCAACATCACAAAACGTTTCAATATGTTTCCATCGGCTCAAATTTTGGGTGAAACCAATACAGGTTACTCTTCAGGCGAAGGGCTGAAAATCATGGAAGAGATCGCGGCAGAAGTCTTGCCGGAAGGCTACTCCATCGCATGGGGAGGCGCATCATTACAAGAGAAAAAACTCCTTGAAACAGGCAATCTCTCGTTTATTTTCGCGATCGTGTTCATCTTTTTGATTCTTGTGGCACTTTATGAGAGCTGGATGATTCCTTGGGCGATCGTTTTAGCCGTTCCCTTTGCGCTGCTTGGGGCAGAACTCTCCATCTGGCTTCGCGGGCTTCAAAACAACATCTACTTCCAAATAGGACTTATCACCCTTGTCGGACTTTCGGCTAAAAATGCGATTTTGATGGTGGAATTTGCTTTGCAAAAGATGGAAGAAGGGTACAGTTTGATCGATGCAACGATCGAAGGAGCGAAGATTCGTTTTCGCCCGATCATCATGACCTCCTTTGCCTTTATCGCAGGAACCTTGCCGCTCGCCCTAAGTTCGGGTGCGGGAGCCAATAGCCGTCATGTCATCGGCACCACCGTTGTGGGTGGCATGGTCACACTCACCCTCATCGGCGTCTTTTTTGTACCGCTTTTTTTCTATCTTATCATGAAGATTAAAGAAAAATTTCTTCCTAACTCTTGA
- the leuB gene encoding 3-isopropylmalate dehydrogenase, translating into MKKIYKIAVIRGDGIGPEIIDEAIKVLDSVCAKEDFELRYEDYLMGGVAYDFKGTPLPDETIEGCLKSDAVLFGAIGGEKWDTLPREFRPETGLLKLRKALGLFANLRPTAIFDELLDASTLKPEVLKGVDLLVVRELIGGIYFGEPRGNDGFKGYNTMVYTKPEIERIAHMAFESAMKRRKMVCSVDKANVLEVSQLWRDTVIEVSKAYPEVTLSHMYVDNAAMQLVRNPRQFDVILTGNIFGDILSDEASMISGSIGLLPSASIGGKIGLFEPIHGSAPDIAGQGIANPLATILSASMMLRFALGETKAADRIELAIKKVLHDGYRTKDLANYGAKEVCSTTQIGSIIADYTAKV; encoded by the coding sequence ATGAAAAAAATCTACAAAATAGCGGTTATTAGAGGCGATGGTATTGGTCCTGAGATCATTGATGAAGCGATCAAAGTTTTAGACAGTGTCTGTGCGAAAGAGGATTTTGAGCTTCGCTATGAAGACTACTTGATGGGTGGTGTTGCGTATGATTTTAAAGGCACACCGCTTCCGGATGAGACGATTGAGGGTTGTTTGAAAAGTGATGCCGTGTTATTTGGCGCCATCGGTGGTGAAAAATGGGACACGTTGCCTCGTGAATTTCGCCCTGAAACAGGACTTTTGAAGCTTCGTAAAGCGCTTGGATTGTTTGCAAACCTTCGCCCAACGGCTATTTTTGATGAGCTTTTAGATGCGAGTACGCTTAAGCCAGAAGTGCTTAAAGGCGTTGATCTTTTAGTTGTTCGTGAATTGATCGGTGGGATTTATTTTGGTGAACCGCGTGGTAATGATGGCTTTAAAGGCTATAACACGATGGTGTACACCAAGCCTGAGATCGAGCGGATTGCGCATATGGCGTTTGAATCGGCGATGAAACGTCGTAAAATGGTCTGTTCCGTTGATAAAGCCAACGTCTTAGAAGTTTCTCAACTCTGGCGCGATACGGTCATTGAAGTCTCCAAAGCATACCCCGAAGTAACCCTCTCTCACATGTACGTGGACAATGCAGCAATGCAGCTCGTACGTAATCCTCGCCAGTTTGATGTCATCTTAACGGGTAATATCTTTGGTGATATTTTGAGCGATGAGGCCAGTATGATCAGCGGTTCTATTGGACTGCTTCCATCGGCTTCCATCGGCGGAAAAATAGGACTGTTTGAGCCGATTCATGGCTCTGCTCCAGACATTGCAGGTCAAGGCATCGCCAATCCACTTGCGACCATTTTGAGTGCGTCCATGATGCTTCGTTTTGCGCTTGGTGAGACCAAAGCGGCAGATCGCATCGAGCTTGCGATTAAAAAAGTGTTGCATGATGGGTATCGTACCAAAGACTTAGCCAATTACGGTGCCAAAGAGGTCTGTTCAACGACCCAAATTGGTTCTATTATCGCAGATTACACCGCTAAAGTATAG
- a CDS encoding CCA tRNA nucleotidyltransferase, with the protein MKLECVFPAHFEQQITEAIAFLKPYTKRAYLVGGSVRDLCLDEPLHDLDIEVYDIEPKAFELLMKRMGAIGVGKSFFVYKLGDIDFSLPRIEHKSGIGHKAFEVHVCQDEKEASKRRDFSVNAMMRNIFTGELLDFWGGKEAITHKTLEIIDEQSFKEDSLRVLRAVQFSARLGFKIERKSLEVMRGISLCDLSRPRILWEFEKLFRAPCLHYGLFYMYALNLFEKCFTCKVENRFFEIARELLRYKQNFEDALRPYYFVYIVANRLKQEPLRWLKQLEAPNHYLQTFKHQPFFEGEISDEMLLHVSLEMPISQWLGNYRSGVKERAQTLRIWDELFTGDVSVQEVIADGFEKEAIRYELKRRRIEKIKQQCEA; encoded by the coding sequence ATGAAGCTAGAGTGCGTTTTTCCTGCGCATTTTGAACAGCAAATCACCGAAGCGATTGCGTTTTTAAAACCTTATACGAAGCGAGCTTATTTGGTCGGTGGCAGTGTGCGCGACCTTTGCTTGGATGAGCCTTTGCACGATTTGGATATTGAGGTCTATGATATCGAGCCAAAAGCGTTTGAATTGCTGATGAAGCGAATGGGCGCCATTGGCGTGGGAAAAAGTTTTTTTGTTTATAAGCTGGGCGACATCGATTTTTCATTGCCACGCATTGAGCATAAAAGCGGTATCGGGCATAAGGCGTTTGAAGTGCACGTATGTCAGGATGAAAAAGAGGCGTCCAAGAGGCGCGATTTTAGTGTGAATGCGATGATGCGGAACATTTTTACAGGTGAGTTACTCGATTTTTGGGGTGGCAAAGAGGCGATTACACACAAAACGCTTGAAATTATTGATGAGCAGAGTTTCAAAGAAGATAGCCTAAGAGTGCTTCGTGCAGTGCAGTTTAGTGCGCGCCTGGGCTTTAAGATAGAACGTAAAAGCTTGGAGGTGATGCGTGGCATTTCACTCTGTGATTTGAGTCGTCCGCGCATTTTGTGGGAGTTTGAAAAGCTCTTTCGAGCCCCTTGTTTGCACTACGGACTCTTTTACATGTACGCTCTTAATCTTTTTGAAAAATGCTTTACATGTAAGGTGGAAAATCGCTTTTTTGAGATTGCGCGTGAATTGCTACGATACAAGCAAAATTTTGAAGACGCACTTCGTCCTTACTATTTTGTTTATATCGTCGCCAATCGTCTGAAACAAGAACCTTTGAGGTGGTTGAAGCAACTTGAAGCGCCCAATCATTACCTGCAAACCTTCAAACATCAGCCTTTTTTTGAAGGTGAGATCAGCGATGAGATGCTTTTACATGTAAGCCTTGAAATGCCCATTTCGCAGTGGCTTGGCAATTATCGAAGCGGTGTTAAAGAGAGGGCGCAAACGCTTAGAATTTGGGATGAACTATTTACAGGCGATGTGAGCGTTCAAGAGGTAATTGCGGATGGATTTGAAAAAGAAGCCATCAGGTACGAATTAAAACGAAGACGAATCGAAAAAATTAAACAACAGTGTGAGGCATAG
- the purU gene encoding formyltetrahydrofolate deformylase encodes MQESKNYILKIDCSDEKGLIYRIADVVFKYQLNIIKNDEFVDRDNGKFFMRAELSGEMNMNAFKGTLEAMLPAHADIYVAEARKKDIILMGTKETHCLGDILLKHDSDDLNANILAIVSNYEDLKGLSDKFNIPFHCVSHEGLNRAEHEAKVLEVLSAYTVDYIVLAKYMRILSSEFVGHYEEKMINIHHSFLPAFIGANPYKQAFSRGVKIIGATAHFVNNNLDEGPIIAQDVIHVNHEMTWKDMQRAGRNVEKNVLSNALDLVFEERIFVHDNKTIIF; translated from the coding sequence ATGCAAGAGAGTAAAAATTATATTTTAAAAATTGATTGTTCCGATGAAAAAGGTCTGATCTACCGCATTGCGGATGTGGTGTTTAAGTACCAACTGAACATCATCAAAAACGACGAGTTTGTTGACCGTGATAACGGTAAGTTTTTTATGCGCGCAGAACTCAGTGGCGAAATGAATATGAATGCGTTTAAAGGCACCCTTGAGGCGATGTTACCTGCCCATGCGGACATTTATGTCGCCGAAGCGCGCAAAAAAGACATCATTTTGATGGGTACGAAAGAGACGCACTGCTTGGGCGACATTTTGCTCAAACATGACAGCGATGATCTCAATGCCAATATTTTGGCGATTGTTTCCAACTATGAGGATCTCAAAGGTCTAAGCGATAAATTCAACATTCCGTTTCATTGTGTCAGCCATGAAGGGTTAAACAGAGCCGAACACGAAGCAAAAGTGCTGGAAGTGTTAAGCGCTTATACCGTGGATTACATCGTTTTAGCCAAATACATGCGCATTTTATCGAGCGAATTTGTGGGTCATTATGAAGAGAAAATGATCAACATTCACCACTCATTTTTACCCGCCTTTATCGGTGCGAATCCGTACAAACAAGCATTTTCTCGTGGTGTGAAGATCATCGGTGCCACGGCGCATTTTGTCAATAACAACCTTGATGAAGGTCCGATCATCGCGCAAGATGTCATTCACGTTAATCACGAAATGACATGGAAAGATATGCAACGAGCAGGCAGAAATGTTGAGAAAAACGTGCTCTCCAATGCCCTAGATTTGGTGTTTGAAGAGCGTATTTTTGTGCATGACAACAAAACGATCATTTTTTAA
- a CDS encoding tetratricopeptide repeat protein: MKTLTLASIYELQGLKNEALEIYKELLRENPDNKEAKIAIKRLSGIRKKYLGVDEEMKKFFLTMNSEVEFLEFERWLVKLWK, encoded by the coding sequence ATGAAAACACTTACTCTCGCTTCAATCTACGAACTCCAAGGTCTCAAAAATGAGGCGTTGGAGATTTACAAAGAACTTTTGCGCGAAAATCCTGATAACAAAGAGGCAAAAATTGCCATCAAACGACTATCCGGCATTCGCAAAAAGTACTTAGGGGTCGATGAAGAGATGAAGAAGTTTTTTTTGACCATGAATTCAGAAGTGGAATTTTTAGAGTTTGAGCGTTGGCTCGTTAAATTATGGAAGTGA
- a CDS encoding ORF6N domain-containing protein, giving the protein MTPIILTQEEDIKAKIYTIRVLQVMLDRDLAELYSVETRVLNQAVKRNSKRFPIEFMFQLTKQELENWMSQFVISNKELMGLRKLPFAFSEQGVSMLSAVLKSKSAIEMSIQIIKSFVAMKKFMTNNALIFQRLDILEQKQFLTHEKIDLILSAIEDKSIKPKQGIFYNGQMYDAYVFSVDLIKSAKSEIILIDNYLDESVFTLLSKRGKDVKATLYTQNITKVLELDLKKHNAQYPPILLKKFNQAHDRFLILDRTEVYHIGASLKDLGKKWFAFSKLNIENLAILERIEKHFNDLFIKQ; this is encoded by the coding sequence ATGACCCCAATCATCCTGACCCAAGAAGAGGACATTAAAGCAAAAATCTACACCATTCGTGTACTTCAAGTGATGCTAGATCGTGACTTAGCAGAGCTTTATAGTGTGGAGACACGCGTTTTAAATCAAGCCGTCAAACGTAATAGCAAACGATTTCCCATTGAATTTATGTTTCAACTGACAAAACAGGAGTTAGAAAATTGGATGTCACAATTTGTGATATCCAATAAAGAGCTTATGGGCCTTAGAAAACTCCCATTTGCGTTTAGCGAACAAGGTGTTTCCATGCTTTCAGCGGTTTTAAAAAGTAAATCTGCCATAGAGATGAGCATTCAAATCATCAAAAGTTTTGTGGCTATGAAAAAATTTATGACAAACAACGCCTTGATCTTTCAGCGTCTTGACATCCTCGAACAGAAGCAATTTCTCACCCATGAAAAAATTGACCTTATTTTAAGTGCCATCGAAGACAAATCCATCAAACCAAAACAAGGTATATTTTACAACGGGCAAATGTACGATGCTTATGTTTTTAGTGTTGATCTTATCAAGAGTGCCAAATCAGAGATTATTCTTATCGACAATTATCTTGACGAAAGCGTCTTCACGCTGCTTTCCAAAAGAGGCAAAGATGTCAAAGCCACTCTTTACACGCAAAACATCACTAAAGTACTTGAACTTGACCTCAAAAAACACAACGCACAGTATCCACCCATTTTGCTTAAAAAATTCAACCAAGCCCACGATAGATTTTTAATTCTTGATCGAACCGAGGTGTACCATATCGGTGCAAGCCTCAAAGATTTGGGTAAAAAGTGGTTTGCTTTTTCAAAACTCAACATCGAAAATTTAGCCATTTTAGAAAGGATTGAGAAACATTTTAATGACCTATTTATAAAGCAGTAA
- a CDS encoding 3-isopropylmalate dehydratase small subunit, with translation MSTISGKVWCFGDNIDTDLIIAARYLNTSDPKELAKHVMEDKDPEFVNKVKAGDIIVAGENFGCGSSREHAPIALKAAGVSAVVAKSFARIFYRNAFNTGLPIFELAETDTIKEGESISISMESGEVKNGAKTYKFTPIPPFMQELIGCGGLMNYAKKEIMK, from the coding sequence ATGAGTACGATTAGCGGAAAAGTATGGTGTTTTGGCGATAATATCGACACTGACTTAATCATTGCGGCACGTTATTTAAACACGTCTGATCCAAAAGAGCTGGCAAAGCATGTTATGGAAGATAAAGATCCTGAGTTTGTGAACAAAGTCAAAGCAGGTGACATCATCGTTGCAGGTGAAAACTTTGGCTGTGGTAGCAGTCGTGAGCACGCTCCCATCGCCCTTAAAGCTGCGGGTGTGAGTGCGGTTGTTGCCAAAAGTTTTGCGCGTATTTTTTACCGAAATGCGTTTAACACAGGACTTCCCATTTTTGAACTGGCTGAGACTGACACCATTAAAGAGGGCGAAAGCATCTCGATTTCTATGGAGAGTGGTGAAGTGAAAAATGGTGCAAAAACCTATAAATTTACCCCGATTCCTCCGTTTATGCAAGAGCTTATCGGATGTGGCGGATTGATGAATTATGCGAAAAAAGAGATCATGAAATGA
- a CDS encoding CiaD-like domain-containing protein, translating into MELKDMILSTLKELEEVAPKEEEQQQPLQPPRKREEVEFEPEPLLEITEEINTIRAYAISHEDDDTCAESPKQFYTNLRERILVLFEGFQSPNNKNIEAKLDLTLNFLEYLLATIDEQLEQMEASKK; encoded by the coding sequence ATGGAACTAAAAGATATGATTCTCTCAACGCTGAAAGAGCTTGAAGAGGTAGCACCAAAGGAAGAAGAACAACAACAACCACTGCAACCCCCTCGCAAGCGTGAAGAGGTTGAGTTTGAACCTGAGCCTCTTTTAGAGATCACCGAAGAGATCAACACGATTCGAGCGTATGCGATTTCTCATGAAGATGACGACACGTGTGCTGAGAGCCCTAAACAGTTTTATACGAACCTCAGGGAGCGCATCTTGGTGCTTTTTGAAGGGTTTCAATCTCCGAATAATAAAAATATTGAAGCCAAACTCGATTTAACCCTCAACTTTTTAGAGTACCTTTTAGCAACGATTGATGAGCAATTGGAGCAGATGGAAGCCTCTAAAAAATGA
- a CDS encoding tRNA (cytidine(34)-2'-O)-methyltransferase — protein sequence MFNIVLVHPQIPQNTGSIGRMCVNADCKLHIIKPTMFEISDKTVKRAGLDYWHLLDVTVWENLEAFLEAHRDKVDHFFFATTKTKKTYFEASFKPGDFLFFGGESTGLPMELMQMKWENAITIPMGKLGRSLNQATSAGIILYDAIRQNFETFKATSLA from the coding sequence ATGTTTAACATCGTTTTAGTTCACCCACAAATCCCGCAAAATACGGGTAGCATTGGACGTATGTGTGTCAATGCCGACTGTAAATTGCACATCATCAAACCAACCATGTTTGAGATCAGCGATAAGACCGTGAAGCGTGCGGGGCTTGATTATTGGCATTTGTTGGACGTTACGGTTTGGGAGAATTTAGAGGCGTTTTTAGAGGCGCATCGCGACAAAGTAGATCATTTCTTTTTTGCCACAACCAAAACGAAAAAGACCTATTTTGAAGCCTCGTTTAAACCAGGCGATTTTCTCTTTTTTGGTGGTGAATCCACGGGACTTCCGATGGAGCTGATGCAAATGAAATGGGAGAATGCCATCACGATTCCGATGGGAAAACTGGGTAGAAGCCTTAACCAAGCCACGTCTGCTGGAATTATACTCTACGATGCGATTCGTCAAAATTTTGAAACGTTTAAGGCGACATCTTTAGCCTAA
- a CDS encoding SIMPL domain-containing protein, which produces MKKSLLFLSLVPLLAMAQMSITTNEHVSEALTPDVLRAQIGFEEENKSADVIKEHLNAIVASVKQFDPKGEFCRGGGYYLAPRYTYKDQKQIFNGYGGTLSFGCDFKSIEHYNTLLSALNKIKAPTVLINQSALTWDVSLKARNSARLAMRTSLLQMATEQALFFSKETKMRCEVSAVAFEGTAPAQPVMMKGMLSRSNASLKEESTPTEAPILRDETLTLDATVNYTCVNEK; this is translated from the coding sequence ATGAAAAAATCCTTACTATTTTTAAGTCTCGTTCCTCTTCTCGCAATGGCGCAGATGAGCATTACGACCAACGAGCATGTCTCCGAGGCATTGACACCGGATGTTTTGCGTGCTCAGATTGGGTTTGAAGAAGAAAATAAAAGTGCCGATGTGATTAAAGAGCATCTCAATGCCATTGTTGCTTCGGTGAAGCAGTTTGACCCCAAAGGCGAATTTTGCCGTGGTGGTGGCTATTACCTAGCACCTCGCTACACCTACAAAGATCAAAAACAGATTTTTAATGGCTACGGTGGCACGCTCTCGTTTGGATGCGATTTTAAGTCCATTGAGCATTACAATACGCTTTTATCGGCTCTGAATAAAATCAAAGCGCCAACGGTTCTGATCAATCAAAGTGCTCTCACATGGGATGTAAGCCTCAAAGCTCGCAATAGCGCGCGTCTTGCGATGCGTACTTCGTTACTGCAAATGGCGACGGAGCAAGCACTCTTTTTCTCAAAAGAGACAAAGATGCGTTGTGAAGTCAGTGCCGTTGCTTTTGAAGGGACAGCGCCTGCTCAACCCGTGATGATGAAAGGCATGCTCTCCCGTTCAAATGCGTCTTTGAAGGAGGAGTCAACTCCTACAGAAGCACCTATATTGCGTGATGAAACGCTCACTTTGGATGCGACGGTCAATTACACGTGCGTGAATGAAAAATAG